Proteins from one Paenibacillus amylolyticus genomic window:
- a CDS encoding DUF4097 family beta strand repeat-containing protein encodes MNLTITIPDDRRFNLDIRTSNGAILLNRPEAISTILAETGNGRIRITNAVGDISGKTLNGDVIVANAIGNVDLDSNRGDMKARGISGDVDLTTQVGSISISDSVGEFTAETRNGNITLDGANLGIKAQSLNGSINIVSTKVGGDWDVYSAVGAINVLLPDRGDYSLAGSSSYGDLSTDLPFKVQNKTIEGQLGEGEYRIKIEGNSDLAIHRNPAVSTPETTTTDSEDTAENLEQTTEEGANSQEDSTEVP; translated from the coding sequence ATGAATCTTACCATTACGATTCCGGATGATCGTCGTTTTAATCTGGATATTCGAACGTCCAATGGAGCCATATTGTTAAACCGTCCGGAAGCCATTAGTACCATACTGGCTGAAACGGGTAACGGACGTATCCGGATTACCAATGCGGTTGGAGATATCTCAGGGAAGACGTTGAACGGGGATGTCATTGTAGCCAACGCCATCGGTAATGTAGATTTGGACAGTAATCGTGGAGATATGAAGGCTCGCGGTATTTCCGGCGACGTAGATCTCACTACACAAGTGGGAAGTATCAGTATTTCGGATTCCGTAGGTGAATTTACCGCAGAGACACGCAACGGCAATATTACGCTGGATGGAGCCAATCTTGGGATCAAGGCCCAATCGCTTAATGGCAGTATTAACATCGTATCTACCAAAGTCGGAGGAGACTGGGACGTGTACAGTGCAGTAGGAGCCATTAACGTATTGCTTCCTGATCGCGGAGACTACAGTCTTGCGGGTTCCAGCAGTTATGGAGATCTAAGTACAGATCTGCCTTTCAAAGTACAGAACAAAACCATAGAAGGTCAGCTCGGTGAGGGTGAGTACAGGATCAAAATCGAAGGCAACAGCGATCTTGCCATTCATCGGAACCCGGCTGTATCTACGCCTGAAACAACTACAACGGATTCTGAAGATACGGCTGAAAATCTGGAACAGACTACTGAGGAAGGAGCAAATTCCCAGGAAGATTCTACAGAGGTTCCTTGA
- the sigY gene encoding RNA polymerase sigma factor SigY, with protein sequence MIKTAELEEVRRAVSGDDSALAALLQRHYTFVYKYLVKVTMDANLAEETVQDTMVRCMENIHRYDGTSAFSSWMITIATRIYIDKTRRRKREQSWLGLIRDQAVRRFRWQLESRNEEWTDVMDAMTRLTPEHRVAVLLKHYYGYGYDEIGVMLGIPAGTAKSRTAYGLRQLRKELDEDEQIR encoded by the coding sequence ATGATAAAGACAGCTGAACTCGAAGAGGTACGCAGAGCGGTATCGGGAGATGATAGCGCACTCGCAGCGTTGTTGCAGCGACACTACACGTTTGTGTATAAGTATCTTGTCAAAGTGACGATGGACGCCAATCTTGCGGAAGAGACCGTGCAGGATACGATGGTTCGTTGTATGGAAAATATCCATCGATATGACGGTACGTCTGCCTTTTCATCATGGATGATCACCATTGCGACCCGAATCTATATCGACAAGACAAGACGCAGGAAGAGAGAGCAGAGCTGGCTTGGTCTTATCCGTGATCAGGCTGTACGTCGATTCCGCTGGCAGCTTGAGAGTCGGAATGAAGAATGGACAGATGTCATGGATGCGATGACAAGGCTGACACCCGAACATCGTGTGGCAGTGCTGCTGAAGCATTATTATGGATACGGATATGATGAGATTGGCGTTATGTTGGGTATTCCTGCCGGAACGGCGAAGTCGCGAACAGCCTACGGTCTCCGTCAGTTAAGAAAGGAGCTGGATGAGGATGAGCAGATCAGATGA
- a CDS encoding dehydrogenase produces the protein MSHKSIPGSPPVKHTQSGQNLPSARGIRRACSKELYRTAKRLKVYISPERMKQAEEYYYGKVIANLIWIGENRDNRKKLCEWWNTDVSAEIASLWEVEVEPLKDAFQHAFGGYRL, from the coding sequence ATGTCACACAAGTCAATACCCGGTTCTCCGCCGGTCAAACATACGCAATCCGGTCAGAACCTTCCTTCCGCCAGGGGAATTCGGAGGGCATGCAGCAAGGAATTGTACCGAACAGCCAAAAGGCTAAAGGTATATATCTCTCCCGAACGGATGAAACAGGCGGAAGAATATTATTACGGTAAGGTGATCGCGAATCTGATCTGGATTGGGGAGAATCGCGACAACCGTAAAAAGTTATGTGAGTGGTGGAACACCGATGTCAGTGCAGAGATCGCCTCGCTGTGGGAAGTGGAGGTTGAACCATTAAAAGACGCGTTCCAGCATGCATTTGGCGGTTATCGTCTGTAG
- the gatC gene encoding Asp-tRNA(Asn)/Glu-tRNA(Gln) amidotransferase subunit GatC, with the protein MSISNNDVQHVAKLARLNLTAEEEQTLTGQLNAILKYAEKLNELDTEDIEPTTHVLHVSNVMREDETKESLSIEQVMRNAPEEEDGQFKVPAVME; encoded by the coding sequence ATGAGTATTTCGAATAATGACGTTCAGCATGTGGCCAAGCTGGCCCGGCTTAATTTGACTGCTGAAGAAGAACAGACCCTGACAGGTCAGCTGAACGCGATTTTAAAATATGCAGAAAAGCTGAATGAGCTGGATACGGAAGACATCGAACCCACCACTCACGTTCTGCACGTAAGCAATGTCATGCGTGAAGATGAGACCAAAGAGAGCCTGTCGATTGAACAGGTGATGCGCAATGCACCGGAAGAAGAAGACGGGCAGTTCAAAGTGCCTGCTGTAATGGAATAA
- a CDS encoding YxlC family protein, giving the protein MSRSDDEQEQDVVERLQQHMRVLDDAFEPANIPSLGSLEAQVRERRQIRRRTNWIEMICFWLVGLLVIVFGTLLFVSAPALYLGIQAFGTAVAVILAVVWAGRRRKEVHHE; this is encoded by the coding sequence ATGAGCAGATCAGATGATGAACAGGAACAAGACGTTGTAGAGCGATTACAGCAACACATGAGAGTACTTGATGATGCATTTGAGCCGGCAAACATCCCTTCATTAGGTTCACTTGAAGCCCAAGTCAGAGAACGAAGACAGATCAGACGCCGAACCAATTGGATCGAGATGATATGTTTCTGGTTGGTAGGGTTGCTTGTCATTGTGTTCGGGACATTATTGTTCGTATCTGCTCCGGCTCTATATTTGGGCATTCAGGCTTTTGGTACAGCTGTTGCCGTGATTTTAGCTGTGGTCTGGGCAGGACGGCGCCGGAAGGAGGTTCATCATGAATAA
- the perR gene encoding peroxide-responsive transcriptional repressor PerR, with amino-acid sequence MATRVQHALEHLKTTGVRITPQRHAILNYLMESMGHPTADEIYRALEPQFPSMSVATVYNNLKMFLEAGMVRELTYGDNSSRFDANVTDHYHVICDQCGKIEDFSYPSLKSVELQAESSTGFEVHGHRLEVYGVCKSCRD; translated from the coding sequence ATGGCAACACGTGTCCAACATGCGTTGGAGCATCTGAAAACGACCGGTGTCCGTATTACACCCCAGCGTCATGCCATATTGAACTATCTGATGGAATCCATGGGGCATCCGACAGCCGATGAAATTTACCGAGCCCTTGAACCCCAATTTCCCAGTATGAGCGTGGCAACGGTATATAACAATTTGAAGATGTTTCTGGAAGCTGGCATGGTCCGGGAATTGACATACGGAGATAATTCAAGTCGCTTCGATGCCAATGTGACGGATCATTATCATGTTATCTGTGATCAATGCGGCAAGATTGAAGACTTTAGCTATCCTTCATTGAAGAGTGTAGAGCTTCAGGCGGAGTCTAGTACAGGGTTTGAAGTACACGGTCACCGATTAGAAGTATATGGCGTATGCAAGAGTTGCAGGGATTAA
- a CDS encoding thioredoxin family protein yields the protein MGKPNLSHKFGKGLPPKDFIESMTKNQSEFQANYDSFTWSNEEDKEFFESLNHRDDLRVLILAADWCGDVVRNIPVVFQALEISGIPTEVLIMENHPEVMDEFLTMGGRSVPVVIFADTGGHVLGQWGPRPQHVQEVMIEFKRLNPDREAADYQENLAVARQEIGKRYGEGTESHAAIIRELRELISGY from the coding sequence ATGGGTAAACCCAACTTGTCTCACAAATTCGGTAAAGGTCTGCCACCGAAGGATTTCATCGAGAGTATGACCAAGAACCAAAGTGAATTCCAGGCCAACTATGATAGCTTTACTTGGTCGAACGAAGAGGATAAGGAGTTCTTTGAGAGCCTGAATCACCGCGACGATCTGCGTGTGTTAATTCTGGCTGCGGACTGGTGCGGAGATGTTGTCCGTAATATTCCGGTTGTGTTCCAGGCGCTTGAGATCTCAGGAATTCCAACGGAAGTTCTGATTATGGAGAACCATCCGGAAGTGATGGATGAGTTCCTGACGATGGGTGGCCGTTCCGTGCCAGTCGTTATTTTCGCAGATACGGGTGGTCATGTGCTCGGTCAGTGGGGACCTCGTCCGCAGCATGTACAGGAAGTCATGATTGAATTCAAACGCCTTAATCCGGATCGTGAAGCAGCAGATTATCAGGAAAATTTGGCTGTAGCACGTCAAGAGATTGGTAAACGTTATGGGGAAGGAACGGAGTCACATGCGGCCATTATCCGTGAGCTGCGTGAACTGATTTCGGGTTATTGA
- a CDS encoding MBL fold metallo-hydrolase codes for MLNIRTFTLGPLQTNAYLLQGEDPGKAVIIDPGMNPGPLLKAIQDLEIEAILLTHAHFDHMGGVDEIRKLKGCPVYLHDLESDWLTTPKLNGSLNWPQATPPLSTDPAEYAMDEGQKLNLIGHTFKVFHTPGHSPGSVSLLCDNDLFAGDVLFRMGVGRTDLTGGRERDLIDSIQNKLYTFADEVKVYPGHGPKTTIGYEKQNNPYVSAR; via the coding sequence ATGCTTAACATTCGCACGTTTACACTAGGCCCGCTTCAGACTAATGCGTATCTCTTGCAAGGTGAAGATCCCGGGAAAGCCGTCATTATCGATCCGGGAATGAATCCAGGGCCGCTGCTTAAAGCGATCCAAGACTTGGAGATTGAAGCCATTCTCCTCACGCATGCTCACTTTGATCATATGGGCGGGGTCGATGAAATCCGCAAATTGAAGGGTTGTCCTGTATATCTTCATGACTTGGAGAGTGATTGGCTTACCACCCCGAAATTAAATGGATCTTTGAATTGGCCGCAGGCGACACCACCGCTTTCGACAGATCCTGCTGAATATGCCATGGATGAAGGACAGAAGCTGAATCTGATTGGACATACGTTTAAAGTGTTTCATACACCTGGCCATTCACCAGGCAGTGTAAGTTTGCTTTGTGATAACGATCTCTTTGCCGGTGATGTGCTGTTCCGCATGGGTGTGGGCAGAACGGATCTTACGGGAGGACGTGAACGGGATCTGATTGATTCGATCCAGAACAAACTGTATACCTTTGCTGATGAGGTGAAAGTGTACCCAGGCCATGGCCCCAAAACGACCATTGGTTATGAGAAACAGAACAATCCTTACGTGTCCGCAAGATAA
- the gatA gene encoding Asp-tRNA(Asn)/Glu-tRNA(Gln) amidotransferase subunit GatA — translation MSLFEQSLPELHNKLHAKELSVSDLVDQAYQNIGAHDDKVKAYLALDEEQARARARQLDDRLVSGEEKGLLFGLPVGIKDNIVTNGLRTTCGSRFLRNFDPVYDATVVEKLKAADTVTIGKLNMDEFAMGGSNENSSFSPVRNPWALDRVPGGSSGGSAAAVAAGEAYFTLGSDTGGSIRQPASYCGVVGLKPTYGLVSRFGLVAFASSLDQIGPLTKNVEDSAYVLQAIAGYDAKDSTSAKVEIPDYLSGLTGDVKGLRIAVPKEYIGEGVDPQVKETVLSALKVLEGLGATWEEVSLPHTEYAVATYYLLASSEASSNLARFDGVRYGVRADNPDNLLDLYHQSRSQGFGPEVKRRIMLGTYALSSGYYDAYYLKAQKVRTLIKQDFDNVFAKYDVIIGPTAPTTAFKLGSQVDDPLTMYLNDILTIPVNLAGVPAVSIPCGFSDGLPVGLQIIGKAFDETTVLRVAHAFEQNTEFHKQRPQL, via the coding sequence GTGAGTTTATTTGAACAATCGTTGCCTGAGTTACATAACAAGCTGCATGCCAAAGAGCTGTCGGTCAGCGATCTGGTGGATCAGGCGTATCAGAATATTGGCGCGCATGATGATAAGGTTAAGGCATATTTGGCACTGGATGAAGAACAGGCACGCGCTCGTGCACGTCAACTGGATGACCGTCTGGTGAGCGGCGAGGAGAAAGGTTTGCTTTTCGGCCTGCCTGTAGGTATTAAGGATAATATCGTGACGAACGGACTGCGCACGACATGCGGCAGCCGATTCCTTCGTAATTTCGACCCGGTGTATGATGCAACAGTAGTTGAGAAATTGAAAGCTGCGGATACAGTCACTATTGGTAAACTCAACATGGACGAATTCGCCATGGGCGGCTCCAATGAGAACTCAAGTTTCTCCCCTGTACGTAATCCATGGGCACTTGATCGTGTTCCAGGAGGCTCCAGCGGTGGTTCGGCAGCAGCTGTAGCTGCGGGAGAAGCATACTTCACGCTCGGATCAGACACAGGTGGCTCCATCAGACAACCTGCTTCGTATTGCGGTGTTGTTGGATTGAAGCCGACATATGGACTTGTTTCCCGCTTTGGTTTGGTTGCATTTGCCTCATCTTTGGATCAGATTGGACCTTTGACGAAAAATGTTGAAGATTCTGCTTATGTATTGCAAGCCATTGCTGGTTATGATGCGAAAGATTCGACATCTGCAAAAGTAGAGATTCCGGATTATTTGAGCGGACTGACAGGTGATGTCAAAGGACTTCGTATTGCTGTTCCGAAGGAATACATCGGTGAAGGCGTCGATCCACAAGTGAAAGAGACCGTTCTGTCGGCATTGAAAGTTCTCGAAGGACTTGGGGCAACATGGGAAGAAGTCTCCCTTCCGCATACCGAATATGCGGTCGCTACGTATTACCTGCTTGCTTCTTCGGAGGCTTCTTCGAACCTGGCTCGATTTGATGGCGTGCGTTATGGCGTGCGTGCAGACAATCCGGATAACCTGCTGGATCTGTATCATCAGTCCCGCAGCCAAGGCTTTGGTCCCGAAGTGAAACGACGTATCATGCTCGGCACGTATGCACTCAGCTCGGGTTACTATGATGCCTATTATCTGAAAGCACAGAAAGTACGTACATTGATCAAGCAGGATTTCGACAATGTATTTGCCAAATATGATGTGATTATCGGACCAACTGCACCAACTACGGCGTTCAAACTGGGTTCACAGGTGGATGATCCGCTTACGATGTATCTGAACGATATTCTGACGATTCCGGTCAATCTGGCTGGTGTACCTGCCGTTAGCATTCCATGTGGTTTCTCGGATGGATTGCCTGTCGGTCTGCAGATTATCGGTAAAGCCTTTGATGAAACAACCGTATTGCGTGTAGCGCATGCGTTTGAACAAAATACAGAATTCCACAAGCAGCGTCCGCAGCTGTAG
- a CDS encoding DedA family protein, with product MDVIHNLVGQLFEWIQSLGYFGIMLGLMLEVIPSEIVLAYGGFLVSQGNINFFGAMIFGTVGGVLAQLFIYWIGRYGGRPVLERYGKYILIQKKHIDHSEEWFRKYGTGVIFTARFVPVVRHAISIPAGITKMHAGKFILLTTLAVIPWTALFIYLGMILGDQWEHINEKAAPYVMPILLVALALMIVYVLIKWMNARKKKGSV from the coding sequence ATGGACGTTATTCATAACCTTGTCGGCCAATTGTTCGAATGGATTCAGAGTCTTGGATACTTTGGAATCATGCTTGGTTTAATGTTGGAAGTTATCCCGAGTGAAATTGTGCTGGCGTACGGAGGTTTTCTCGTTTCACAAGGTAATATCAACTTCTTTGGTGCTATGATTTTTGGTACGGTGGGCGGTGTTCTTGCCCAGTTATTTATTTACTGGATTGGCCGTTATGGCGGCAGACCTGTACTTGAACGCTACGGTAAATACATACTCATCCAGAAAAAACACATCGACCATTCCGAGGAGTGGTTCCGCAAGTATGGTACAGGTGTCATTTTCACGGCGCGTTTTGTTCCGGTGGTCAGACATGCAATCTCCATCCCGGCTGGCATCACGAAAATGCACGCAGGCAAATTCATCTTGCTTACTACACTCGCTGTTATACCTTGGACTGCATTGTTTATATATTTAGGGATGATTCTCGGAGATCAATGGGAACATATTAATGAGAAAGCGGCACCATATGTTATGCCAATTTTGCTTGTCGCTCTTGCCCTCATGATTGTTTATGTACTTATTAAATGGATGAATGCTCGCAAAAAGAAAGGAAGTGTCTAG
- the gatB gene encoding Asp-tRNA(Asn)/Glu-tRNA(Gln) amidotransferase subunit GatB, with protein sequence MSASKYETVVGLEVHVELHTNSKIFCGCSTAFGAPPNTHTCPVCLGHPGVLPVLNRQAVDYAMKAAMALNCTIADVSKFDRKNYFYPDSPKAYQISQFDQPIGENGWIDIEVNGETKRIGITRLHLEEDAGKLTHIDGGYASLVDFNRVGTPLVEIVSEPEISSPEEARAYLEKLRAIMQYCDVSDVKMEEGSLRCDANISLRPHGQEKLGTRAELKNMNSFRGVQRGLEYEQYRQAEILDDGGEVVQETRRWDEAQGKTLSMRGKEQAHDYRYFPDPDLVKLHIDAAWKERIKASIPELPDERKARYTADYGLPSYDAEVITSSKAVADLFEDSLKFTQDAKSVSNWIMGDLLGYLNTSNLEVTQVPLTGQGLGEMIGLLEKGTINSKIAKTVFKEMLESGKLPQQIVEEKGLVQISDEGAILAIVEQVLANNPQSVEDYKAGKQKAIGFLVGQVMKESKGKANPALANQLLADVLNR encoded by the coding sequence ATGTCCGCATCTAAATATGAAACGGTCGTTGGACTTGAAGTCCACGTGGAGTTGCATACGAACTCCAAAATTTTCTGTGGCTGCTCCACAGCTTTTGGAGCTCCGCCGAACACGCATACCTGCCCGGTCTGTCTCGGACATCCGGGTGTACTGCCTGTACTGAATCGTCAGGCGGTAGACTACGCCATGAAGGCAGCGATGGCCCTCAATTGTACCATTGCTGATGTCAGCAAGTTTGACCGTAAAAACTACTTTTACCCCGACTCACCAAAAGCCTATCAGATCTCGCAATTCGATCAACCGATCGGTGAGAACGGCTGGATTGATATCGAAGTGAATGGTGAAACGAAACGAATCGGTATCACGCGTCTTCACTTGGAGGAAGATGCAGGGAAGCTTACCCATATTGATGGCGGATACGCGTCTTTGGTGGACTTCAACCGTGTCGGTACTCCGCTTGTGGAGATTGTATCCGAACCTGAGATTTCTTCTCCGGAGGAAGCACGTGCATATCTTGAAAAATTGCGTGCCATCATGCAGTACTGTGATGTATCAGACGTGAAGATGGAAGAAGGTTCACTGCGTTGTGACGCCAACATCAGTTTGCGTCCACATGGACAGGAGAAGCTGGGAACGAGAGCCGAGCTCAAAAACATGAACTCCTTCCGTGGTGTTCAACGTGGTCTGGAATATGAACAATATCGTCAGGCTGAAATTCTGGATGATGGCGGTGAAGTGGTTCAGGAGACGCGTCGCTGGGACGAAGCGCAAGGGAAAACACTGTCGATGCGCGGTAAGGAACAGGCGCATGACTACCGTTATTTCCCGGACCCGGATCTCGTGAAGCTGCATATTGATGCAGCCTGGAAAGAGCGCATCAAGGCTTCCATCCCTGAGCTTCCAGACGAGCGTAAAGCCCGGTATACGGCTGATTATGGATTGCCTAGCTATGATGCAGAAGTTATTACTTCATCCAAGGCTGTAGCTGATCTGTTTGAAGATAGCTTGAAATTCACGCAGGATGCGAAGTCCGTATCCAACTGGATTATGGGTGACTTGCTGGGTTACCTGAATACGAGCAATCTTGAGGTGACTCAGGTTCCGCTGACAGGTCAAGGTTTGGGTGAGATGATCGGCCTGCTGGAGAAGGGCACCATTAACAGCAAAATTGCCAAAACCGTATTCAAGGAAATGCTGGAGAGTGGCAAGCTTCCACAGCAGATCGTTGAAGAGAAGGGTCTTGTGCAGATTAGTGATGAAGGCGCCATTCTTGCAATCGTTGAACAGGTTTTAGCGAACAACCCTCAATCCGTGGAAGACTATAAAGCTGGTAAACAGAAAGCCATTGGCTTCCTTGTTGGTCAGGTTATGAAAGAAAGTAAAGGCAAGGCGAATCCTGCTTTAGCCAACCAACTGCTTGCAGATGTACTGAACCGCTAA
- a CDS encoding sigmaY antisigma factor component produces MNKMHYSLDEISPLWLILLGIFLLVQGTWIFQDARRRGRFPWLWGLWGITGFPTPLIIYWFVVIRSQRKPGGPTKKT; encoded by the coding sequence ATGAATAAAATGCATTATTCATTGGATGAAATTTCTCCATTGTGGCTTATACTGCTAGGCATTTTTCTCCTGGTTCAGGGCACATGGATATTTCAGGACGCACGCAGACGTGGACGTTTCCCTTGGTTATGGGGATTATGGGGAATCACAGGATTTCCAACGCCACTCATTATATATTGGTTTGTGGTGATTCGATCACAGCGCAAGCCAGGTGGACCCACAAAGAAAACATGA
- a CDS encoding MgtC/SapB family protein has translation MGNPWFIDEWHILLRLLLAMLLGGLVGLERERSNHAAGLRTHILVCLGSALIMMLSVYGFKDFANELNVRIDPARLATAVITGVGFLGAGTILFTGKSITGLTTAASIWVVAAIGLAAGAGFFFASIVSTVLVLLNLWVFNKLELRYLRGNKLHVVTLHTLSEPGFLEQLSSCMEQEKIKIRKITVNEQDLAYAEMVSVERKIEIVLHVQVPHDFKTVGLVSKLRQWEHVTKVSVE, from the coding sequence TTGGGCAATCCCTGGTTTATTGATGAGTGGCACATTTTATTACGATTATTGCTGGCTATGCTGCTTGGAGGGCTCGTAGGTCTGGAGCGAGAACGATCCAATCATGCTGCCGGTTTGCGTACCCATATCCTGGTATGTCTCGGTTCTGCATTAATTATGATGTTATCTGTTTATGGTTTTAAAGATTTTGCCAATGAATTAAATGTACGGATCGATCCAGCACGTCTGGCTACGGCTGTAATTACTGGCGTCGGTTTCCTGGGAGCAGGAACAATTCTCTTCACGGGAAAATCCATAACCGGACTGACTACAGCTGCTTCCATCTGGGTTGTTGCAGCTATTGGGCTTGCAGCAGGTGCGGGTTTCTTCTTTGCCTCTATCGTATCAACCGTCCTGGTATTGCTTAATCTATGGGTTTTCAACAAGTTAGAGTTGAGGTATCTTCGAGGGAACAAACTGCATGTGGTTACACTTCATACGTTGTCAGAACCCGGTTTCCTGGAGCAACTGTCTTCATGCATGGAGCAGGAGAAGATCAAAATTCGTAAAATCACCGTGAATGAACAAGACCTGGCTTATGCAGAGATGGTATCGGTTGAACGTAAAATTGAGATTGTGTTACATGTTCAGGTACCGCATGATTTCAAAACGGTAGGCTTGGTATCCAAGTTAAGACAATGGGAACACGTTACCAAGGTATCGGTTGAATAA
- a CDS encoding GNAT family N-acetyltransferase: MNIQPLSLRDLEMLGQLWRLQHVAYRLEAEIIGFQEIPPLMDTMETLRDCGESFYGCIHDDGELMGAVAVAEEEENTLTITRMMVHPDHFRKGIAASLMTYVLKQHAEIPRYIVSTGTLNQPAVNLYTKFGFNPVEVTTIAPGVELTTFHKNKL, from the coding sequence ATGAATATTCAACCATTGTCATTGCGTGATCTGGAGATGTTGGGACAGTTATGGAGACTACAGCATGTGGCTTATCGATTGGAAGCCGAAATCATTGGATTTCAGGAGATTCCTCCTTTGATGGATACGATGGAGACACTTCGGGATTGTGGAGAAAGCTTTTATGGTTGTATCCATGATGACGGAGAGCTTATGGGGGCTGTCGCTGTGGCGGAGGAAGAGGAGAATACACTGACCATTACACGAATGATGGTGCACCCGGATCACTTTCGCAAGGGAATTGCTGCTTCTTTGATGACGTATGTGTTGAAACAGCATGCGGAGATTCCGCGTTATATCGTCTCTACAGGAACGTTGAATCAACCCGCTGTGAACTTGTATACCAAATTCGGCTTTAATCCCGTGGAAGTCACGACAATTGCACCTGGAGTGGAATTAACGACTTTTCACAAGAATAAACTTTAA